A single window of Microbispora hainanensis DNA harbors:
- a CDS encoding AMP-binding protein: MNQGLIPAKWAALTPNGQAVYDVPNDRRVSWRDFDAMVRRLANGLRGLGLQPGDRVAMLSRNCVEYQALYFAAGRAGLVTQPLNWRLAVPELASIVLDASPKAVISASEWSGVIEQLQREVDVPNWLQFGDDSDGSLDRLIASSSDDEPEGSSKVADDDPFFILYTGGTTGQSKGALHTHRSAAAGMLNQTVAERIVPSDVYMLTGQMYHIPIVLAMNYMKHGCPLVLVNFEAKQALEIIEAERVSAFLGITTMLNWMMAVPGFENYDISSLRNIQYGGGPMPSSIVRQALEMFPCTLIQGYGQTEGTTMCFLSQEDHASAIAGIRPERLRSCGREGFITTVRVVDPSGNEVPRDGKTPGEIVVRSEANMIGYWNRADLTAQTLRDGWMWTGDVATWDEDRYVFIVDRAKDMIISGGENIYSVQVEEAIARHPAVLECAVIGVPDEEWGESVKAVVVLKPGMQATEQEIIDQARKHLASYQKPRSVDFVAELPKAPTGKILKRELRAPYWAERERNV; this comes from the coding sequence ATGAACCAAGGGCTCATCCCCGCCAAGTGGGCCGCGCTGACCCCCAACGGGCAGGCCGTCTACGACGTGCCGAACGACCGCCGCGTGTCCTGGCGCGACTTCGACGCGATGGTGCGCAGGCTGGCCAACGGGCTGCGCGGCCTCGGCCTGCAGCCGGGCGACCGGGTCGCGATGCTGTCGCGCAACTGCGTGGAATACCAGGCGCTGTACTTCGCGGCCGGCCGCGCCGGGCTGGTGACCCAGCCGCTCAACTGGCGCCTGGCCGTCCCCGAGCTCGCCTCCATCGTGCTGGACGCCTCGCCAAAGGCCGTGATCAGCGCGTCCGAGTGGTCGGGCGTCATCGAGCAGCTCCAGCGTGAGGTCGACGTGCCGAACTGGCTGCAGTTCGGCGACGACAGCGACGGAAGCCTCGACCGCCTGATCGCCTCGTCCTCCGACGACGAGCCGGAGGGGTCGTCCAAGGTCGCCGACGACGACCCGTTCTTCATTCTCTACACGGGCGGGACCACCGGGCAGTCGAAGGGGGCGCTGCACACACATCGCAGCGCCGCCGCGGGCATGCTGAACCAGACCGTCGCCGAGCGCATCGTGCCCAGCGACGTCTACATGCTCACCGGGCAGATGTACCACATCCCGATCGTGCTCGCGATGAACTACATGAAGCACGGCTGCCCGCTGGTGCTGGTGAACTTCGAGGCCAAGCAGGCCCTGGAGATCATCGAGGCGGAACGGGTCTCCGCGTTCCTCGGCATCACCACGATGCTCAACTGGATGATGGCCGTGCCCGGCTTCGAGAACTACGACATCTCCAGCCTGCGCAACATCCAGTACGGCGGCGGCCCCATGCCGTCGAGCATCGTCCGCCAGGCCCTGGAGATGTTCCCGTGCACCCTCATCCAGGGGTACGGACAGACCGAGGGCACCACCATGTGCTTCCTGTCCCAGGAAGACCACGCCAGCGCCATCGCCGGCATCCGCCCGGAACGGCTGCGCTCCTGCGGCCGCGAGGGCTTCATCACCACCGTGCGGGTGGTGGACCCCTCCGGCAACGAGGTGCCGCGGGACGGCAAGACGCCCGGCGAGATCGTCGTCCGCTCCGAGGCGAACATGATCGGCTACTGGAACCGCGCGGACCTGACCGCGCAGACCCTGCGCGACGGGTGGATGTGGACCGGCGACGTCGCCACCTGGGACGAGGACCGGTACGTCTTCATCGTCGACCGGGCCAAGGACATGATCATCTCCGGCGGCGAGAACATCTACAGCGTCCAGGTGGAGGAGGCCATCGCCCGTCACCCCGCCGTGCTGGAGTGCGCGGTGATCGGTGTGCCGGACGAGGAGTGGGGCGAGTCGGTCAAGGCGGTGGTGGTCCTCAAGCCCGGTATGCAGGCCACCGAGCAGGAGATCATCGACCAGGCCCGCAAGCACCTGGCGAGCTACCAGAAGCCCCGCTCGGTGGACTTCGTCGCCGAGCTGCCGAAGGCG
- a CDS encoding nuclear transport factor 2 family protein encodes MCDHGAIENVLNRYSLAYDENDMEEMADCFTEDAVLTMRIQDGDLIGPFEGREAIVQLMKDSLASQNDQRRHLTTNLIIRQTGDDTATAVSYLTLIAIQDQKLNVLSTAKYDDELVRGDGVWRLSKRHIALDLPY; translated from the coding sequence ATGTGTGACCATGGCGCCATCGAGAACGTTCTCAATCGCTACAGCCTGGCCTACGACGAGAACGACATGGAGGAGATGGCCGACTGCTTCACCGAGGACGCTGTCCTCACGATGCGCATCCAGGACGGCGACCTCATCGGCCCCTTCGAGGGGCGCGAGGCGATCGTCCAGCTGATGAAGGACTCCCTCGCCTCGCAGAACGACCAGCGCCGGCACCTGACCACCAACCTGATCATCCGCCAGACCGGCGACGACACCGCGACCGCGGTCTCCTATCTCACTCTCATCGCCATCCAGGACCAGAAGCTCAACGTCTTGTCGACCGCCAAGTACGACGACGAGCTGGTCCGCGGGGACGGCGTGTGGCGCCTGAGCAAGCGGCACATCGCCCTCGACCTTCCGTACTGA
- a CDS encoding FAD-dependent oxidoreductase: MTVDTKQEEARTEPVIVVGAGLSGLATALGVALHGRPAIVLEASELVGGAAAYSGGQVWCGANHVAAREGINDDLSTTERYVRAIAHEHPEVLDEQALLRWLNTSPLAVKHWEDVGAIRWTVIPGLADYHNEADGALDAGRYLTNEVIDGSVLGEWRERLRVSPYFPIGTTYRDMLLKGRRASYVEDSEEDTTIADHAGVPAFGQAGGREHHHRQAAGGDPLTFGTGVVACFLARLLKEDLVEIRLSHRVMELLRDDGGRVVGARAEGPQGPVELRGPVVLATSTYDWDPELVREFLGLDPEDFGSVAPESLRGDGIRLAASVGGAIAKIPATSVPILPGWKSQVGTGYGYGPEFAMPHSMIVDRTGRRYCNDSYWVDIVAKTLDRDDRHLPFFLIWDDRHRQKYGLAATPPGGEYPEGWVVSKPTLRELGEALGIDGEQLELTAARFSEHAARGEDPDFGRGTVTYVNRFAGDPQNQPNPVLGEISRPPFHGLRLKFVGTGIGSSGVRIDGDGHVLDDAGAAIPGLYAVGSVAALTTMGSGYNSGFALGRGITLAYLVSGELGGASTP; the protein is encoded by the coding sequence ATGACGGTCGACACGAAGCAGGAAGAGGCCCGCACGGAGCCGGTCATCGTCGTCGGCGCCGGGCTCTCCGGTCTGGCCACGGCGCTCGGAGTAGCCCTGCACGGGCGGCCTGCGATCGTCCTCGAAGCCAGCGAGCTCGTTGGGGGCGCGGCGGCGTACTCGGGCGGCCAGGTGTGGTGCGGCGCGAACCACGTCGCCGCCAGGGAGGGGATCAACGACGACCTGAGCACCACGGAGCGCTACGTCAGGGCCATCGCCCACGAACACCCCGAGGTCCTCGACGAGCAGGCGTTGCTGCGCTGGCTGAACACCTCACCACTGGCGGTCAAACACTGGGAGGACGTCGGGGCCATCCGGTGGACCGTCATCCCCGGGCTCGCGGACTACCACAACGAGGCGGACGGCGCGCTCGATGCCGGGCGTTACCTGACCAACGAGGTGATCGACGGCAGCGTGCTCGGCGAGTGGCGGGAGCGGCTGCGGGTCAGCCCCTACTTCCCCATCGGCACCACCTACCGGGACATGCTGCTGAAGGGCCGCCGGGCCTCGTACGTCGAAGACTCCGAGGAAGACACCACGATCGCCGACCACGCGGGGGTGCCCGCCTTCGGCCAGGCCGGCGGGCGCGAGCACCACCACCGGCAGGCGGCGGGCGGCGACCCGCTGACCTTCGGGACCGGCGTCGTCGCGTGCTTCCTGGCCCGGCTGCTCAAGGAGGACCTGGTCGAGATCAGGCTCTCCCACCGGGTCATGGAGCTGCTGCGCGACGACGGCGGACGGGTCGTCGGCGCCCGCGCCGAGGGGCCGCAGGGGCCCGTCGAGCTGCGCGGCCCGGTCGTGCTCGCCACCAGCACCTATGACTGGGACCCCGAGCTGGTCCGCGAGTTCCTGGGGCTCGACCCCGAGGACTTCGGCAGCGTGGCCCCCGAGTCACTGCGCGGCGACGGCATCAGGCTCGCCGCCTCGGTCGGCGGCGCGATCGCGAAGATCCCGGCGACCAGCGTCCCGATCCTGCCCGGCTGGAAGTCGCAGGTGGGCACCGGCTACGGCTACGGTCCCGAGTTCGCGATGCCGCACAGCATGATCGTCGACCGTACGGGGCGGCGCTACTGCAACGACTCCTACTGGGTCGACATCGTGGCGAAGACCCTCGACCGGGACGACAGGCACCTGCCCTTCTTCCTGATCTGGGACGACCGGCACCGCCAGAAGTACGGGCTCGCGGCCACGCCCCCGGGCGGCGAGTATCCCGAGGGCTGGGTCGTCTCCAAGCCGACGCTGCGCGAGCTGGGCGAGGCGCTCGGCATCGACGGCGAGCAGCTGGAGCTGACCGCGGCCAGGTTCAGCGAGCACGCCGCCCGCGGCGAGGACCCGGACTTCGGGCGCGGCACCGTCACCTACGTCAATCGGTTCGCCGGGGACCCGCAGAACCAGCCGAACCCGGTGCTCGGGGAGATCAGCCGGCCGCCGTTCCACGGCCTGCGGCTGAAGTTCGTCGGCACCGGGATCGGGTCGAGCGGGGTCCGCATCGACGGCGACGGCCACGTGCTCGACGACGCCGGCGCCGCGATCCCCGGCCTGTACGCCGTGGGGTCCGTCGCGGCGCTCACCACGATGGGCAGCGGCTACAACAGCGGCTTCGCCCTCGGCCGGGGCATCACCCTGGCCTACCTCGTCTCGGGCGAGCTGGGCGGCGCGTCCACTCCCTGA
- a CDS encoding CynX/NimT family MFS transporter, with protein MKADRTSVATKAGRNAAGVRPLPAWLLLLTVTVIGLNLRAGMGSIPPLLGRISDDLRLPATAQALLTSAQVVFIGLSALVVRRLAARTGAESATAVLLGALSLSCLMRFQATSIAVLLVSAALAGLGMGGVSVLIPGLITHHLPRLPGLATGLYSTAMAGGVALAAWTAGPLAERLGGWRPALGAWGVAAALTALAWLALLPRLSRTPAAEAAREKPRRSPWKSATARWITLYTVLQTIVGFSGLAWIAPSYVERGLPAQDGAALFSLFQLVQLVAMLTLPPITDHTRDRRPLLAVSLACVALGLAGMVAAPAALAIPAVGLFGLGIGGSFSLGLVLIIDAAADRDEATQLSAMVTLVGYIGGASGPLMLGLLHDLTGGFDAGYATLLVISLVILCIVPVFRPGRGLGSPLPARPAASPGRTAESSPGEG; from the coding sequence GTGAAGGCAGACCGGACGTCCGTGGCGACGAAGGCCGGCCGGAACGCCGCGGGTGTCCGCCCGTTGCCCGCCTGGCTGCTCCTGCTGACCGTGACCGTCATCGGGCTGAACCTGCGAGCCGGCATGGGTAGCATCCCCCCGCTGCTCGGGCGGATCAGCGACGACCTGCGCCTGCCCGCCACCGCGCAGGCGCTGCTCACCTCCGCCCAGGTCGTCTTCATCGGGCTGTCCGCCCTGGTCGTACGCCGCCTGGCCGCGCGCACGGGCGCGGAGAGCGCGACGGCCGTGCTGCTCGGGGCGCTCTCCCTGAGCTGCCTCATGCGGTTCCAGGCCACCTCGATCGCCGTGCTGCTGGTGTCGGCGGCCTTGGCCGGCCTCGGCATGGGCGGAGTGTCCGTGCTGATACCCGGCCTCATCACCCATCACCTGCCCCGCCTGCCCGGCCTGGCGACCGGCCTGTATTCGACGGCGATGGCGGGCGGGGTCGCCCTCGCGGCCTGGACCGCCGGGCCGCTCGCCGAACGGCTCGGCGGCTGGCGGCCCGCCCTCGGGGCCTGGGGCGTCGCCGCCGCGCTGACCGCGCTCGCGTGGCTCGCCCTGCTCCCCCGCCTGTCCCGTACGCCCGCCGCCGAGGCGGCGCGGGAGAAGCCGCGACGGTCCCCGTGGAAGAGCGCGACGGCCCGCTGGATCACCCTCTACACGGTGCTGCAGACGATCGTCGGGTTCAGCGGCCTGGCATGGATCGCCCCCTCGTACGTGGAACGCGGGCTGCCGGCGCAGGACGGGGCGGCGCTGTTCAGCCTCTTCCAGCTCGTCCAGTTGGTCGCGATGCTCACCCTGCCCCCGATAACCGACCACACCCGGGACCGGCGGCCCCTCCTGGCCGTCTCCCTGGCGTGTGTCGCCCTCGGGCTGGCGGGGATGGTGGCCGCGCCGGCGGCGCTCGCGATCCCCGCCGTCGGCCTGTTCGGCCTCGGCATCGGCGGCAGCTTCTCCCTCGGGCTGGTCCTGATCATCGACGCCGCCGCGGACCGGGACGAGGCCACCCAGCTCAGCGCCATGGTCACCCTCGTCGGCTACATCGGCGGGGCCTCGGGCCCGCTGATGCTGGGCCTGCTGCACGACCTCACCGGCGGCTTCGACGCCGGCTACGCCACGCTGCTGGTCATCAGCCTGGTCATCCTGTGCATCGTGCCCGTCTTCCGGCCGGGCCGCGGGCTCGGCTCCCCGCTCCCCGCACGCCCCGCCGCGTCGCCGGGCCGGACGGCGGAAAGCTCGCCGGGCGAGGGGTGA
- a CDS encoding FAD-dependent oxidoreductase: protein MLTAVREEIGDGMMLGVRFNAYEEAPGGYNAADGVEIAQYLESTGLVDFLHVVVGSTWGDPSYIQPQYYAPAQWSALAGDIRRSVRIPVVYTSRVTSVDVAERVLADGHADVVGMARALIAEGEMLTKARENRLDEIRPCIGGNDCISRRYVEGLPFGCAVNPHAGQEVDGPWARAARPRRVLVVGGGPAGMELAALAAESGHTVSLWEADGELGGQLRIAAEAPSYDQYRRYLDWQARRLERAGVEIRFGIRADADAVLAAGADVVAVATGVTPHRPPIDGVDGANVHDIRAVLRGAAVGRRVVVVAQDDHLPPLSVADYLSERGHEVMLVYATPGPAQLLGRYIVGGILARLYSRDVRLRFLEEVTGISDGAVRVANVYSRRTEEIAGVDSVVLACGGDADDALYQALRSRHPEVHALGDAFAPRRLVAATRQAYALAKELQK from the coding sequence GTGCTGACGGCCGTACGCGAGGAGATCGGCGACGGCATGATGCTCGGCGTGCGCTTCAACGCGTACGAGGAGGCGCCGGGCGGTTATAACGCCGCGGACGGCGTCGAGATCGCGCAGTATCTGGAGTCCACCGGGCTCGTCGACTTCCTGCACGTCGTCGTCGGCTCGACCTGGGGCGACCCCAGCTACATCCAGCCGCAGTACTACGCCCCGGCTCAGTGGTCCGCGCTCGCGGGCGACATCCGCAGGAGCGTGCGCATCCCCGTCGTCTACACCAGCCGGGTCACCTCGGTCGACGTCGCCGAGCGGGTGCTCGCGGACGGCCACGCGGACGTCGTCGGCATGGCCCGTGCCCTCATCGCGGAGGGCGAGATGCTGACCAAGGCGCGGGAGAACCGCCTCGACGAGATCAGGCCGTGCATCGGCGGCAACGACTGCATCAGCCGCCGCTACGTCGAGGGGCTGCCGTTCGGCTGCGCGGTCAACCCGCACGCGGGCCAGGAGGTCGACGGGCCGTGGGCCCGCGCGGCGCGCCCGCGCCGCGTTCTCGTCGTGGGCGGCGGACCGGCGGGCATGGAGCTCGCCGCGCTCGCCGCCGAGAGCGGGCACACGGTCAGCCTGTGGGAGGCGGACGGCGAGCTCGGCGGGCAGTTGCGCATCGCGGCCGAGGCTCCCAGCTACGACCAGTACCGCCGCTACCTCGACTGGCAGGCGCGCCGGCTGGAGCGGGCGGGCGTCGAGATCCGGTTCGGCATACGGGCCGACGCCGACGCGGTCCTGGCGGCCGGCGCGGACGTGGTGGCGGTAGCGACGGGCGTGACCCCGCACCGGCCGCCGATCGACGGGGTCGACGGCGCGAACGTCCACGACATCCGTGCGGTGCTGCGCGGCGCGGCCGTCGGGCGGCGCGTCGTCGTCGTGGCCCAGGACGACCATCTGCCGCCGCTGAGCGTGGCCGACTACCTCAGCGAGCGCGGGCACGAGGTGATGCTCGTGTACGCGACGCCGGGGCCCGCCCAGTTGCTCGGCCGCTACATCGTGGGCGGCATCCTCGCCCGGCTGTACTCTCGGGACGTGCGGCTCCGCTTCCTGGAGGAGGTGACCGGGATCTCGGACGGAGCCGTCCGGGTGGCCAACGTCTACTCCAGGCGGACCGAGGAGATCGCCGGCGTCGACTCGGTTGTCCTGGCGTGCGGAGGCGACGCGGACGACGCGCTCTACCAGGCGCTCCGGTCGCGGCATCCGGAGGTGCACGCGCTCGGCGACGCGTTCGCCCCGCGCCGGCTGGTCGCCGCCACCCGCCAGGCGTACGCGCTGGCGAAGGAGCTGCAGAAGTAG
- a CDS encoding FadR/GntR family transcriptional regulator: MSQPHIKRGLKVAEAVAQDIVRKIGAERMPPGTPLPPESQMLEEYGVGRGSLREALRILEVHGLIMLKPGPRGGPIVTGVSPVAFGQMATLYFQAQQMTFRELVEARLVMEPVMARLAAERRDPAKLAELRRIAEGTPVDDEPRYFDSTRDFHQFVASMSGNGMLNLFGGALSEMFRAKVSGVLFPKSRRSEVRDVHAQIALAIEEGDADSAERLMREHMEEYANYVKRRHPVLMNEVVGWH, translated from the coding sequence ATGTCTCAGCCGCACATCAAACGGGGGCTCAAGGTGGCCGAGGCGGTTGCTCAGGACATCGTGCGCAAAATCGGCGCGGAGCGGATGCCCCCGGGCACGCCCCTGCCTCCCGAGTCGCAGATGCTCGAGGAGTACGGCGTCGGCCGCGGCTCGCTGCGCGAGGCGCTGCGGATTCTCGAGGTGCACGGGCTGATCATGCTCAAGCCGGGCCCGCGCGGCGGCCCGATCGTGACCGGGGTGAGCCCCGTCGCCTTCGGCCAGATGGCCACGCTGTACTTCCAGGCGCAGCAGATGACCTTCCGCGAGCTGGTGGAGGCCCGGCTGGTGATGGAGCCGGTGATGGCGCGCCTGGCCGCGGAGCGGCGCGACCCGGCGAAGCTGGCCGAGCTGCGCCGGATAGCCGAGGGCACACCGGTCGACGACGAGCCGCGCTACTTCGACTCGACTAGGGACTTCCACCAGTTCGTGGCGTCCATGTCGGGCAACGGCATGCTCAACCTGTTCGGTGGCGCGCTGAGCGAGATGTTCCGGGCCAAGGTCAGCGGGGTGCTGTTCCCCAAATCGCGGCGCTCCGAGGTGCGCGACGTCCACGCTCAGATCGCCCTCGCGATCGAGGAGGGCGACGCCGACTCGGCCGAGCGGTTGATGCGCGAGCACATGGAGGAGTACGCGAACTACGTGAAGCGTCGCCACCCCGTCCTCATGAACGAGGTGGTGGGCTGGCACTGA
- a CDS encoding FadR/GntR family transcriptional regulator: MTTTRAPKAAMLVAQRILRDAMRAGLSPGDLLPSERGMLEQYETGRGTLREALRLLEFQGVITLKPGPGGGPVLTAPTASNLANTLMLLMQLNHAQYRTIVEVRNAVEPMIGRLAAQHITDAQLDQLAGTIESMRCSLDDRELFLEENKKFHDIIAWSSGNVLFAYLVESLLGILDGTAIGIDYPSHRRSAILKAHEEIYQALAKRDAASSEERMREHVEAYTRYGMKKFPHVLNQAITWNHLLS, translated from the coding sequence GTGACCACCACCCGCGCACCGAAAGCGGCGATGCTCGTGGCCCAGCGCATCCTCCGCGACGCGATGCGAGCCGGCCTCTCCCCCGGTGACCTGCTGCCGTCCGAACGCGGCATGCTCGAACAATACGAGACGGGGCGCGGCACCCTGCGCGAAGCCCTGCGTCTGCTGGAGTTTCAGGGCGTCATCACGTTGAAGCCCGGGCCCGGTGGCGGCCCGGTGCTCACCGCCCCGACCGCGTCCAACCTGGCCAACACCCTGATGCTGCTCATGCAGCTCAACCACGCGCAGTATCGCACCATCGTCGAGGTACGCAACGCGGTCGAGCCGATGATCGGCAGGCTGGCCGCGCAGCACATCACCGACGCCCAGCTCGACCAACTGGCCGGCACGATCGAGTCCATGCGGTGCAGCCTGGACGACCGCGAGCTGTTCCTCGAGGAGAACAAGAAGTTCCACGACATCATCGCGTGGTCGTCGGGCAACGTGCTGTTCGCGTACCTCGTCGAGTCGCTTCTGGGCATCCTGGACGGCACCGCGATCGGAATCGACTATCCGAGCCACCGCCGCTCCGCCATCCTCAAGGCGCACGAGGAGATCTACCAGGCGCTGGCGAAGCGCGACGCCGCCAGCTCCGAGGAGCGTATGCGCGAACATGTCGAGGCCTACACGCGATACGGGATGAAGAAGTTCCCCCACGTCCTTAACCAGGCCATCACCTGGAACCATCTGCTGAGCTGA
- a CDS encoding TIGR03767 family metallophosphoesterase, whose product MDPALSRRAFLLTSGMTASGVALDIALSSVPAASSAVTPSTAALMTTVHTVARPRGASGYRRLSDGPGWRRVTRTELAAAKKDRADRRTVLACFVQFTDLHITDVQSPQRYEFLRAADMGSWRPQETLTAVGAVALIEQVNALRYGPATRAPIGFVMTTGDNTDNNSRIELEWFLTAMSGGRFTPGTGDPGAYEGVQGSGLGLYWQPESGVRDIDKRAGFPHLEGFLEAAVREVSSPGLAVPWYSTIGNHDQLFGGAYSAAGGFFADLATGSRKLFDLPASEAGAVYRALRHGDPTGARFRAVWRHYRRRARTVTADERRAPVSPHAYIAAHLDPAYAGPGPVGHGYTRDNLDSGRLDYAFRIADGVVGISLDTTDRGGDYRGSVGTRQLAWLERTLKTHAADVALIFSHHPSWAMTNLVPNPARPHEKRHGGRELLAVLRKHRNVAAWINGHSHLNRIVPHDGFWEISTASHVDYPQLARVIELADNHDGTLSLFTTLVESAAPHRTDFTDLSQSGLAALYRELSFNSPGLRSGLAGMPGDRNTELLVKKR is encoded by the coding sequence ATGGATCCCGCCCTCAGCCGCCGTGCCTTCCTCCTCACCTCCGGAATGACCGCCTCCGGGGTCGCGCTGGACATCGCGCTTTCCTCCGTCCCGGCCGCCTCCTCGGCCGTGACACCGTCGACGGCCGCGCTCATGACGACGGTCCACACCGTCGCGCGACCGCGCGGCGCCAGTGGGTATCGCCGGCTGTCCGACGGCCCCGGCTGGCGGCGGGTGACCCGCACCGAACTGGCCGCGGCCAAGAAGGACAGGGCCGATCGCCGCACGGTGCTCGCCTGCTTCGTCCAGTTCACCGACCTGCACATCACCGACGTGCAGAGCCCGCAGCGCTACGAGTTCCTGCGCGCCGCCGACATGGGCTCCTGGCGCCCGCAGGAGACGCTGACCGCCGTCGGAGCCGTCGCGCTGATCGAACAGGTCAACGCCCTGCGGTACGGCCCGGCCACCCGGGCGCCGATCGGCTTCGTCATGACCACCGGCGACAACACCGACAACAACTCCCGGATCGAGCTGGAGTGGTTCCTCACCGCCATGAGCGGCGGGCGCTTCACCCCCGGCACCGGCGACCCGGGCGCGTACGAGGGCGTGCAGGGCTCCGGCCTGGGCCTCTACTGGCAGCCCGAGTCAGGCGTACGCGACATCGACAAGCGGGCGGGGTTCCCGCACCTGGAGGGCTTCCTGGAGGCGGCCGTCCGCGAGGTGAGCAGCCCCGGCCTGGCCGTGCCGTGGTATTCCACCATCGGCAACCACGACCAGCTCTTCGGCGGCGCCTACTCCGCGGCCGGCGGCTTCTTCGCCGACCTGGCCACCGGCTCGCGCAAGCTGTTCGACCTGCCCGCCTCCGAGGCCGGCGCCGTCTATCGGGCACTGCGCCATGGCGACCCCACGGGCGCCCGCTTCCGCGCCGTGTGGCGGCACTACCGGCGCAGGGCCCGCACGGTCACCGCCGACGAGCGCCGCGCCCCCGTGAGCCCGCACGCGTACATAGCCGCTCACCTCGATCCGGCGTACGCCGGGCCGGGACCGGTCGGCCACGGCTACACCCGCGACAATCTCGACAGCGGTCGCCTGGACTACGCCTTCCGGATCGCCGACGGGGTCGTCGGCATCAGCCTGGACACGACCGACCGCGGCGGCGACTACCGCGGATCGGTCGGCACCCGGCAGCTCGCCTGGCTGGAGCGGACGCTGAAGACCCACGCCGCCGACGTCGCGCTGATCTTCAGTCACCACCCGAGCTGGGCCATGACCAACCTCGTCCCCAATCCCGCCCGCCCGCACGAGAAGCGCCACGGCGGCCGGGAGCTGCTGGCGGTGCTGCGGAAGCACCGCAACGTGGCCGCGTGGATCAACGGTCACTCCCATCTGAACAGGATCGTCCCGCATGACGGCTTCTGGGAGATCTCCACCGCCTCCCACGTCGACTATCCGCAGCTGGCGCGGGTGATCGAGCTGGCCGACAACCACGACGGGACGCTGTCGCTGTTCACCACGCTGGTGGAGTCGGCCGCGCCGCACCGTACGGATTTCACCGACCTGTCCCAGAGCGGCCTGGCCGCGCTCTATCGGGAGCTCTCGTTCAACTCACCGGGCCTCCGGAGCGGGCTGGCGGGTATGCCGGGTGACCGCAACACCGAGCTTCTGGTGAAGAAGCGCTGA
- a CDS encoding family 43 glycosylhydrolase, with amino-acid sequence MTGAENGFHVGRRSVLAGVAGLLGAAALPAAAAHADPKELPHGGGPKGRYPSNWPEPTPYGLADTRVDLWPRDDNSFILPLELRPRDEELGRVWMRDTYVNCFDVGGRPVYVATGTTRVPGLAAAGPWNDGIFVWTATSLHGPWKLADTTGIRPDAEKGKVWSPEFVGENRPGRTVVAPWQEYWYDDQFGKRGNAWAPEVHYFRGKWYIVACMGDHSQKVGSFMLVSEGGVEGPYRLVQGNYDKPFGDSFIGGPAFIKPGAYHHIDGGMFSEGDEAWLVLHNNLYAKFRDDMEDIIPTTNLPQFQQTPYAPEPYLEGAYVFKYGGKYYLVHAAWDRSSAGPDGGTRYAYDTAAAGRVQYQYDAIVAVADRFEGPYSKRWTLGVGAGHNNIFADRSGQLWATFFRNPNAGYWADPSRIDEAAVPGVVRLEWTGPEGDRLYVARRNPGHSKD; translated from the coding sequence ATGACTGGTGCCGAGAACGGGTTTCATGTGGGCCGGCGGTCCGTGCTGGCCGGTGTCGCGGGCCTGCTGGGAGCGGCGGCGCTGCCCGCGGCCGCCGCGCACGCGGACCCGAAGGAACTGCCGCACGGGGGCGGGCCGAAGGGGCGTTACCCGTCGAACTGGCCCGAGCCCACGCCGTACGGCCTGGCGGACACGCGAGTGGACCTGTGGCCGCGCGACGACAACTCCTTCATCCTCCCGCTGGAGCTGCGCCCCCGCGACGAGGAGCTCGGCCGGGTCTGGATGCGGGACACCTACGTCAACTGCTTCGACGTCGGCGGTCGTCCGGTCTACGTCGCCACCGGCACCACCCGGGTGCCCGGGCTGGCGGCGGCGGGCCCGTGGAACGACGGCATCTTCGTGTGGACGGCCACGTCGCTGCACGGGCCGTGGAAGCTGGCCGACACCACCGGCATCCGGCCGGACGCCGAGAAGGGCAAGGTATGGTCGCCCGAGTTCGTCGGCGAGAACCGGCCCGGGCGCACGGTCGTCGCTCCCTGGCAGGAATATTGGTATGACGACCAGTTCGGCAAGCGCGGCAACGCGTGGGCGCCCGAGGTGCACTACTTCCGCGGGAAGTGGTACATCGTCGCGTGCATGGGCGACCACTCCCAGAAGGTCGGCTCGTTCATGCTCGTGAGCGAAGGCGGGGTGGAGGGTCCTTACCGGCTCGTCCAGGGCAACTACGACAAGCCCTTCGGGGACTCCTTCATCGGCGGGCCTGCCTTCATCAAGCCCGGCGCCTACCACCACATTGACGGCGGCATGTTCAGCGAGGGCGACGAGGCGTGGCTCGTGCTGCACAACAACCTGTACGCGAAGTTCCGGGATGACATGGAGGACATCATCCCGACGACGAACCTGCCGCAGTTCCAGCAGACGCCCTACGCGCCCGAGCCCTATCTCGAAGGCGCGTACGTGTTCAAGTACGGCGGCAAGTACTACCTCGTCCACGCCGCGTGGGACCGGTCGTCGGCCGGCCCCGACGGCGGCACGCGCTACGCCTACGACACGGCGGCCGCCGGCCGCGTGCAGTACCAGTACGACGCGATCGTCGCCGTCGCCGACAGGTTCGAGGGGCCCTACTCCAAGCGGTGGACCCTGGGCGTCGGCGCCGGCCACAACAACATCTTCGCGGACCGCAGCGGCCAGTTGTGGGCGACGTTCTTCCGCAACCCCAACGCCGGCTACTGGGCCGACCCGTCGCGCATCGACGAGGCCGCCGTGCCGGGCGTCGTACGGCTGGAGTGGACCGGCCCCGAGGGCGACCGTCTGTACGTCGCCCGCCGCAACCCCGGGCACAGCAAGGACTGA